Part of the Anopheles gambiae chromosome 3, idAnoGambNW_F1_1, whole genome shotgun sequence genome is shown below.
TAGTTGAGCAAATCTTCGAAGTAGGCGGCGCACGGGTTGTGAGGCGCACGGGAGAAGAAGGATATGTGTGTAACTTTAACTGAAAGTAAAGTATTAGAATGTTTTCAACCaggccccacacacacaatatgGTGTGGAAGGACGAGCCAAGGTAAATTGCCGTTTCAAGGGTAAtccgcagtgtgtgtgtgtgtggtataaAGCGTGTACGTGGAATGCTGTATGATTTGAATTTGATTACGTTGGCCACACCCGCCCCGCGTACTTGGTGATAAAGTGGTATCGTTGTGCAAAATCTGTATTGAtccatggtggtggtgttggtgctcGGGCAAACATTGCTACAAATGCTGGCTCACGTCGGGAAATGCTGAATGAATGCTCTACGATTATATATGGCAATCGCTCGCAGAAGGAAATgttctatttttcttttagGTTTTTAGGAAAATGTGCAAGagattcaaaaatattgtaactTTTCAAATGATTTTATATTTCTGAGGAGTCGCTGGTAATATAAGCTATATTCTAATGAGCATTTTATCCTCGCCATTTGCAGGTAATACCAGCGCCATGAAAACGGTACGTTAGCAGTGACTATGGGAGCAGAGGCATGGGCATGTGCGTGGACCCTGGGGTTTTCCGGTGGTGTCAGGCATTAAGCCGGTCGCGATCGTATGCCACTAAAACCACACCCAAAACGAGCCCCCGGCAAGCCTTAGCGAGTCCTGGCCGATGCTGCTCTGCACGGGCAAACGACCGCAATACCGATGCAAGCCGTAGCGCAATAACAAGCGGAACACATTCTAAAGTGAAAACAGTTAGCAATTatactagcagcagcagcactaacGACGCTGGTCACGTTCACGAGGACAACTCACTGCTGACTGGCCAGTACAGTGCCCGAGTACGGCGGAGAACGGCGACAGACTCTAATGGTGGACGCACTACTACTAGTGATAAGTCGTTGAATCGGTTGATTTCATTTCTATTACTCGCCCTGTGCTTCACGTTGGGCTGCTGTACAATTAATCCCCGTAAGTACTGGCTTCACAGAAAttgcttcacacacacatgatgatgctgatcCTGTGTGTGATCATTGCTCCCTTCTGGTCATCATTACATAATAATGCTTTACGCGCTTCTTCTTCGCTCTCACACAGCCCAAGATGCAGTGCACATCACGGCGATCCTCGGCGAAAGTGTCGTCTTCAACTGTCACGTCGATTTCCCTGGCGAGCATCCCGTTCCCTATGTGTTGCAATGGGAAAAGAAGGTGAGCGAAAAAGTACGTCATCAAGCGATCCCGGAACTGCTAATCAAGTTTTTTAATCACACAAAGAGCGAAAGCGGCAAAGTATTGAACATATATCCTTCGAAACCCCGCGATAGTCTAAGTATTACATACACTTTGTTCTCAATGTTCAAGTTGTCAATCTTACCATTTTATAATTACCATCTTTCTCTGACCCGCGTCAGTGCGCTCTGGGGCATAAGTTTGCATTTGctattaacattaaaacacttAGGTTAAGATCCCCGGTTAAGcgtttttcgttattttattaaacacattaaacacaacaaaatgatCACCAAGTGCTTAGTGCTACTGGCTTACGAGTTTTGCGAAAAGAGTATTTTGAGTTAAAATGTGCATGAGTATACCCCAAATTCGCGAATCGTTTCATTTTCTAcatcattgttttcttttatacaCAAGTGTGCATGCATGCAATTGGGTTTGACGGGAAACTTAATATTTAGATAAAGCTTAGGTAATATACGATCGAGATAGGAGCGCCAAATGGAGTAACAGATTGACATAATTTTTCGTTTATTAGGTGGCAAACGGTTGGTTTAGTTGTTATTAAAGCATGCTAATCTTTGTTTATGGATGCCTTTCGTATCATTGATTGTAAACGGCTAACTGACAGTCGAACACTCTTTAAAAATTTGTAGCGACTCGAGGATCATCCCGCATTTCTGTTGAACTTGCATGAACACACTTTCATAGTTAACTGGATAACAGTACATTATCAAAcacctatctctctctctctcttatcgATAAGAGCAATAATGTATGCTGTAGCAAAAATGTTGCCTTGCCCGCTGCCGGAAACTAATTCGTTCCTCTCTTTCGTCTGCTCCCTTTGCTCGGCACGCGCGCGTCCCCAAGGGCCAGGAAATTCCCATTTTTATATGGTACGAAAGCTATCCTACCCACAGCGGAGAGGGATACGAGGGGCGCGTTTCTAGAGTGCCACCAAACTCGACGTTCGGCGCGGCATCGCTGAACCTCACCGACATACGCGAATCCGATCAGGGCTGGTACGAGTGCAAAGTAGTCTTTCTAAACCGACCTCCGAAGCAGCATAAGAACGGTACGTGGTTTCATCTGGACGTCCATGCACCGCCGAGGTTTAGTGTAACGCCTGAAGATATAATCTACGTTAACTTAGGTATGCAGCGCCGCCATTACCAACTTTCGTTTTCGCTTCCCTTTATTAGCTACTGATGTGGTATCGACTGTTCCGACTGATTCCAGGTGACTCTATCATACTGAACTGCCAGGCAGATGGCACACCAACACCAGAGATTTTGTGGTACAAGGATGCCAACCCGGTGGATCCGTCCTCTACTGTTGGTATCTTTAATGATGGCACCGAGCTGCGGATCAGCACTATCCGCCACGAAGACATCGGCGATTACACGTGTATCGCGCGCAATGGTGAGGGACAAGTCTCCCATACTGCCCGTGTTATAATAGCGGGCGGCGCTGTAATCATGGTAAAAATTTTGACTAAGAACGAACCTACAAACCTCTACCATACTCTCTGACTCCTCGTAACTTGTGACGctcgtgtgttttgttgctcgCGCAGTGCATATGAATGTTGTTATGAGTAGCTCTCTCTGTAACGTTTGTGATAATACgtctctctctatatatatatacatctCTCTATACATCTAACACTATTCCTTCGTTAAGCTGCTGTCCTCCTTGTTATCTGTCACATGTACCTTTACCTTCCTGATGTTGCCCAACTATATATCTATGTACCTAGAGCACGAGTGCACCTTTCTCTTCTTCTAGCATATTGTCGGCCCGATGGCAGCTGTagtgtatacacacacacaaacacttgttTGCGGTAGAGACGATTTGTCTAtgtctttcttcttctcttctttggTCTCTGCATATGTCCTTGCACAGCAAACACTACCACTGATAATAAAACCGATCTGTTAACCTTTCCGTTTCACGAATTTTGATACATTGCGCTGTTGTGCGCCTTATTAAAATCACTAACATAATCCGGTAGTGGCTAATCCGCAGCATGAtcacaagcgcacacacacatacaccttcgGCTCAGTAAGTCGAATCCTACAGTAAGCCCTTCTTTATGTATCTTGGCCACCTCTGTCTAATATCCTTTGTAGCGTGTAcgattgcgtgtgtgtgtgtgtgtgtggttgtgtgtgtgtacttttcTATGATAGCGTAGCATAATTCGTAATCGCTGGGGGATTTTCCCCCACAAATTGCAGTGTGGTTGTGCAAGAACGCAGGAGCTCCGTTCGAGCAGAACCGTGGTTGTACTAATGCCGTGTTACCAACTCATTGCTGTGCAGGTGCCGCCCACTAATCAAACCAAGTTGGAGGGAGAGAAGGTGCAGTTCACTTGTGAGGCAAAGGCAATGCCGGGAAATGTTACAGTAAGATGGTTCCGGGAAGGGTCACCGGTACGGGAGGTAGCTGCCCTCGAGACGCGAGTCACGATACGCAAGGATGGTTCGCTCATCATCAATCCGGTCAGCGCGGACGACTCTGGGCAGTACACGTGTGAGGTATCGAATGGCATTGGAGAACCACAAAGTGCTTCGGCTTATTTAAATATAGAATGTAAGTAAATGTTTGGATCATTTGGTGGCAAGCTCTGAAACACAAACTGGTAATTCATTcatttccccctccccccaataGATCCTGCCAAAGTGACCTTCACCCCAACAATACAATACTTACCGTTTCGTTTAGCTGGTGTTGTACAATGCTATATAAAAGCGAATCCTCCTCTACAATATGTAACATGGACCAAAGATAAACGATTACTGGAACCTTATCAAACGAAAGACATAGTTATAATGAACAATGGGTCGCTTTTGTTCACGCGCGTCAACCAAAACCACCAGGGCCGGTACACCTGCACCCCCTACAACGCTCAAGGTACGCAGGGTTCGTCCGGCCACATGGAGGTGCTGGTGCGGAAACCGCCCGCCTTCACCGTCGAGCCGGACCCGCTGTACCAGCGCAAGGTGGGCGAATCGGTCGAGATGCACTGTGATGCGCAGGAAGCGGAAGGTACCTCCAAGCC
Proteins encoded:
- the LOC1278027 gene encoding protein turtle isoform X6, with translation MGMCVDPGVFRWCQALSRSRSYATKTTPKTSPRQALASPGRCCSARANDRNTDASRSAITSGTHSKVKTVSNYTSSSSTNDAGHVHEDNSLLTGQYSARVRRRTATDSNGGRTTTSDKSLNRLISFLLLALCFTLGCCTINPPQDAVHITAILGESVVFNCHVDFPGEHPVPYVLQWEKKVSEKGQEIPIFIWYESYPTHSGEGYEGRVSRVPPNSTFGAASLNLTDIRESDQGWYECKVVFLNRPPKQHKNGTWFHLDVHAPPRFSVTPEDIIYVNLGDSIILNCQADGTPTPEILWYKDANPVDPSSTVGIFNDGTELRISTIRHEDIGDYTCIARNGEGQVSHTARVIIAGGAVIMVPPTNQTKLEGEKVQFTCEAKAMPGNVTVRWFREGSPVREVAALETRVTIRKDGSLIINPVSADDSGQYTCEVSNGIGEPQSASAYLNIEYPAKVTFTPTIQYLPFRLAGVVQCYIKANPPLQYVTWTKDKRLLEPYQTKDIVIMNNGSLLFTRVNQNHQGRYTCTPYNAQGTQGSSGHMEVLVRKPPAFTVEPDPLYQRKVGESVEMHCDAQEAEGTSKPSIQWQRRDGQPLQKNRVRINSGNITIENLRRSDFGYYQCVASNEVATIVSATQLVIEGTQPHAPYNLSGSATEFSVTLSWMPGYSGGPDYKQDYTIWYREAGVSEWSTIPVTPSGSTQVTINRLSPGTTYEFQVIGKNALGDGMMSKVITIRTLDAQKAKKPSTTTAAPNDKEFKHAPEDLDIDSYKNILFPTDSTGSTFFPPVFRPTGPKPGQPRNVTVVEIPNGFLISWQVPLERAHLVQFYTIKYRTDAQWKTLNRGQIRPEETSYLVKNLVGGRTYYFRVLANSLKSYETSEEIKFPVPARVKHKAITAGVVGGILFFIVAIILSICAVKICNKRKRRKQEKELNMVTARLTDRNALSQPIPLKR